In one window of Rathayibacter caricis DSM 15933 DNA:
- the glmU gene encoding bifunctional UDP-N-acetylglucosamine diphosphorylase/glucosamine-1-phosphate N-acetyltransferase GlmU — protein MTSAHRPGCARRRGDAIIDSTLAVVILAAGQGTRMKSRTPKVLHRLAGRPLLGHVLDTAASLQAQHVVTVVRHERERVAQAVLEHTPAALVVDQDEVPGTGRAVELGLGALPADFDGTVVVLSADVPLLDAPTLRRLVDAHLAEANALTMLSCVLEDPTGFGRIVRGSDGGFASIVEQKDADDDQLAIAEINAGVYAFDATALRAVIGGIGTDNAQKEMYLTDAAAALKAAGRAIEAVPVQDRWLVAGINDRVQLADAALELNARIVRRWQLEGVTIQDPATTWIDVDAVLAPDVEILPGTQIKGPTVIATGAVIGPDTTLDSCEIGEDAVVKRSDATLAVIGAGAQVGPFSFLRPGTVLGAKGKIGTYVETKNATIGAGSKVPHLSYVGDATIGEESNIGAGSIFANYDGVTKASSVVGSHVRAGSHNVFVAPVRIGDGAYTGAGTVIRKDIPAGALGITVAPQRNMAGWVQTHRPGTAAATAAEAAGVPEPEGSDRPTGGSGEQ, from the coding sequence ATGACGAGCGCGCACCGACCCGGGTGCGCCCGCCGAAGAGGAGACGCGATCATAGACAGCACTCTCGCGGTCGTGATCCTGGCCGCAGGCCAGGGCACCCGCATGAAGTCCAGGACGCCCAAGGTGCTGCACCGGCTGGCGGGACGGCCGCTGCTCGGCCACGTCCTCGACACCGCCGCCTCGCTCCAGGCGCAGCACGTCGTCACCGTCGTGCGGCACGAGCGCGAGCGGGTCGCGCAGGCGGTGCTCGAGCACACGCCCGCAGCGCTCGTGGTCGATCAGGATGAGGTGCCGGGCACCGGCCGCGCGGTCGAGCTCGGGCTCGGGGCCCTGCCCGCCGACTTCGACGGGACCGTCGTGGTCCTCAGCGCCGACGTGCCCCTCCTGGATGCCCCGACGCTCCGGCGCCTCGTCGACGCTCACCTCGCCGAGGCGAACGCGCTGACCATGCTCTCCTGCGTCCTCGAGGACCCGACGGGCTTCGGGCGCATCGTGCGCGGCTCCGACGGCGGCTTCGCCTCGATCGTCGAGCAGAAGGACGCCGACGACGACCAGCTCGCCATCGCCGAGATCAACGCGGGCGTCTACGCCTTCGACGCCACCGCCCTGCGCGCCGTCATCGGCGGCATCGGCACCGACAACGCGCAGAAGGAGATGTACCTCACCGACGCCGCCGCGGCACTCAAGGCCGCCGGCCGCGCGATCGAGGCCGTCCCGGTGCAGGACCGCTGGCTCGTGGCCGGCATCAACGACCGTGTGCAGCTGGCCGACGCGGCGCTCGAGCTCAACGCGCGCATCGTCCGCCGCTGGCAGCTCGAGGGCGTCACGATCCAGGACCCGGCGACGACCTGGATCGACGTCGACGCGGTCCTCGCGCCCGACGTCGAGATCCTCCCCGGCACGCAGATCAAGGGACCGACCGTCATCGCGACGGGCGCGGTCATCGGCCCGGACACGACGCTCGACTCGTGCGAGATCGGCGAGGACGCGGTCGTCAAGCGCTCCGACGCGACGCTCGCCGTGATCGGCGCGGGCGCGCAGGTCGGCCCCTTCTCGTTCCTCCGCCCGGGCACGGTGCTCGGCGCGAAGGGCAAGATCGGCACCTACGTCGAGACCAAGAACGCGACCATCGGCGCGGGATCGAAGGTCCCGCACCTGTCCTATGTGGGCGACGCGACCATCGGCGAGGAGTCGAACATCGGCGCCGGCTCGATCTTCGCCAACTACGACGGAGTGACCAAGGCGTCCTCCGTGGTCGGCTCCCACGTGCGGGCCGGGTCGCACAACGTCTTCGTCGCCCCCGTTAGAATCGGGGACGGAGCGTACACGGGCGCCGGCACGGTCATCCGCAAGGACATCCCCGCCGGAGCCCTCGGCATCACCGTCGCTCCGCAGCGCAACATGGCCGGTTGGGTGCAGACCCACCGTCCCGGGACCGCGGCGGCGACCGCCGCCGAGGCGGCCGGGGTGCCCGAGCCCGAGGGGTCGGACCGGCCGACCGGAGGAAGCGGAGAACAGTGA
- a CDS encoding ROK family transcriptional regulator has protein sequence MSENTFSFQRRRNALEILQGAWSGEPLTASDLIERTGLTRSTVIAVCDDLIELGWIEELANQRAAGDYVKGRPARRYALRRTAGVIVGVDAGQHSVGVDVADLLGDTIAHHVEPVDHEPVEELPRERRLADIERILDRTLRRAGVPDDEVLAATFGVPAPVDADGRSPVGDNGFWSAMNPGLGDRFAARGWSAVVDNDANLAALAEGWRGAAVGCSDYVALLSGERLGGGVVLGGTLLRGARGLTGEMRYLDLVEGVGSAEGVAALARSWAQESLAAPGRAPSLLDAVDHPGAEQVLAAAAAGDPLAREVVDRLAARLTAVAATLANLLDVSLLVVGGALAASAGPLLADVSERVAALVHAPAPRIVPSTLGDRAVALGAVRAGLDRVRADPLALRLSGGASATAATGG, from the coding sequence ATGTCCGAGAACACGTTCTCGTTCCAGCGACGCCGCAACGCCCTCGAGATCCTGCAGGGCGCGTGGAGCGGGGAGCCGCTGACCGCCTCCGATCTGATTGAGCGCACCGGCCTCACCCGCTCGACCGTCATCGCCGTCTGCGACGACCTCATCGAGCTCGGCTGGATCGAGGAGCTCGCGAATCAGCGCGCGGCGGGCGACTACGTGAAGGGCCGCCCTGCGCGCCGCTACGCGCTGCGGCGGACGGCCGGTGTGATCGTCGGAGTCGACGCCGGGCAGCACAGCGTCGGAGTCGACGTCGCCGACCTCCTGGGCGACACGATCGCGCACCACGTCGAGCCCGTCGACCACGAGCCGGTCGAGGAGCTGCCGCGCGAGCGCCGCCTCGCGGACATCGAGCGGATCCTGGACCGCACACTGCGCCGGGCCGGAGTCCCGGACGACGAGGTCCTCGCCGCCACCTTCGGGGTCCCGGCGCCCGTCGACGCCGACGGCCGCTCCCCCGTCGGCGACAACGGCTTCTGGAGCGCGATGAACCCCGGCCTCGGCGACCGCTTCGCCGCGCGCGGCTGGTCGGCCGTCGTCGACAACGACGCCAATCTCGCCGCCCTCGCCGAGGGCTGGCGCGGCGCCGCCGTCGGCTGCTCGGACTACGTCGCGCTGCTCTCGGGCGAGCGCCTGGGCGGCGGTGTGGTCCTGGGCGGCACGCTGCTCCGGGGCGCGCGCGGACTCACCGGCGAGATGCGCTACCTGGACCTCGTCGAGGGAGTCGGATCCGCCGAGGGCGTCGCCGCACTCGCCCGATCGTGGGCGCAGGAGTCCCTCGCCGCTCCGGGTCGCGCCCCGTCGCTCCTGGACGCCGTCGATCACCCGGGCGCCGAGCAGGTGCTGGCCGCCGCCGCGGCGGGCGATCCGCTCGCCCGGGAGGTCGTCGACCGCCTGGCCGCCCGGCTGACGGCCGTCGCGGCCACCCTCGCGAACCTCCTCGACGTCTCGCTCCTCGTCGTCGGCGGCGCGCTCGCCGCCTCGGCCGGACCGCTGCTCGCCGACGTGTCGGAGCGGGTCGCCGCCCTCGTGCACGCGCCGGCACCGCGGATCGTGCCCTCGACCCTCGGCGACCGCGCCGTCGCGCTCGGAGCGGTCCGAGCGGGTCTGGACCGCGTCCGCGCGGATCCGCTCGCCCTGCGCCTGAGCGGCGGCGCCTCCGCGACGGCGGCGACCGGAGGCTGA
- a CDS encoding MarR family winged helix-turn-helix transcriptional regulator encodes MSANDEVDGIVDAWVRERPDLDFTPLQVFSRMRRLAKQLERARGTAFGRSELETWEFDVLSALRRAGAPYRLSPKQLLQATMVTSGTMTNRIDRLVERDLVERLDDPNDGRGVLVQMTPSGLARVDAAITRLVDAEQELLGALTHAQQERLAQLLRKLSLDFG; translated from the coding sequence GTGAGCGCGAACGACGAGGTCGACGGCATCGTCGACGCCTGGGTGAGGGAACGACCCGACCTGGACTTCACGCCGCTGCAGGTCTTCTCCCGCATGCGGCGGCTGGCCAAGCAGCTCGAGCGCGCCCGCGGCACGGCGTTCGGCCGGTCGGAGCTCGAGACGTGGGAGTTCGACGTGCTGTCGGCGCTGCGCCGCGCGGGCGCCCCCTACCGCCTCTCCCCCAAGCAGCTGCTGCAGGCGACCATGGTCACCAGCGGCACCATGACCAACCGCATCGACCGCCTCGTCGAGCGCGACCTGGTCGAGCGCCTCGACGACCCCAACGACGGACGCGGAGTGCTCGTGCAGATGACGCCGTCCGGTCTCGCGCGCGTCGACGCCGCCATCACGCGGCTCGTCGACGCCGAGCAGGAGCTGCTGGGCGCCCTGACGCACGCGCAGCAGGAGCGGCTCGCGCAGCTGCTCCGCAAGCTCTCGCTCGACTTCGGGTAG
- a CDS encoding ribose-phosphate diphosphokinase, with the protein MTGITASNKKSLVLVSGRAHPALAEAVASELGTELVTTEGRTFANGELYVRYGESVRGGDVFVLQSHTSPINEWLMEQLIMVDALKRASAKRITVVAPFYPYARQDKKGRGREPISARLVADLFKAAGADRIMSVDLHAAQIQGFFDGPVDHLFAMPVLLEHFREKLDPSTLTVVSPDMGRVRVADIWSDKLGVPLAIIHKRRDPKVANQVSVHEIVGEVKGRVCLLVDDLIDTGRTIAKAAEALKNAGAIGVVVAATHAVFSDPARELLSSEFIDSVVVTDTLPLPEEKKWDRLTILPIAPLLARAIHEVFDDGSVTSMFDGDA; encoded by the coding sequence GTGACGGGCATCACCGCCAGCAACAAGAAGAGCCTGGTCCTGGTCTCGGGGAGGGCGCATCCGGCACTGGCGGAGGCCGTCGCCTCCGAGCTCGGGACCGAGCTGGTCACCACCGAGGGGCGCACCTTCGCGAACGGCGAGCTCTACGTGCGCTACGGCGAGTCCGTGCGCGGCGGTGACGTGTTCGTGCTGCAGTCGCACACCTCGCCGATCAACGAGTGGCTCATGGAGCAGTTGATCATGGTCGACGCGCTCAAGCGCGCCTCGGCCAAGCGGATCACCGTCGTCGCTCCCTTCTACCCCTACGCCCGCCAGGACAAGAAGGGCCGCGGCCGCGAGCCGATCTCGGCCCGCCTGGTCGCCGACCTCTTCAAGGCCGCCGGCGCCGACCGCATCATGTCGGTCGACCTGCACGCCGCGCAGATCCAGGGCTTCTTCGACGGACCCGTCGACCACCTCTTCGCGATGCCGGTGCTGCTCGAGCACTTCCGCGAGAAGCTCGACCCCTCGACCCTCACGGTCGTCTCGCCCGACATGGGCCGCGTGCGCGTCGCCGACATCTGGAGCGACAAGCTCGGGGTGCCGCTGGCGATCATCCACAAGCGCCGCGACCCCAAGGTCGCCAACCAGGTCTCGGTCCACGAGATCGTCGGAGAGGTGAAGGGGCGCGTCTGCCTGCTCGTCGACGACCTCATCGACACCGGGCGCACGATCGCGAAGGCCGCCGAGGCGCTGAAGAACGCCGGAGCGATCGGCGTCGTCGTCGCCGCGACCCACGCGGTCTTCTCGGATCCGGCGCGCGAGCTCCTCAGCTCCGAGTTCATCGACTCGGTCGTGGTCACCGACACCCTGCCGCTCCCGGAGGAGAAGAAGTGGGACCGTCTGACGATCCTGCCGATCGCGCCGCTGCTGGCGCGCGCGATCCACGAGGTGTTCGACGACGGCTCCGTCACCTCGATGTTCGACGGCGACGCGTGA